A window of the Thunnus albacares chromosome 15, fThuAlb1.1, whole genome shotgun sequence genome harbors these coding sequences:
- the LOC122998690 gene encoding JNK1/MAPK8-associated membrane protein — protein sequence MTVAMSLTCPGLYCGRMMVNGSVEGDCGVCPRGERANVQKVCERCTESPELYDWLYLGFMAMLPLVLHWFFIEWYSGKKSSSALLQHITAMLECSVSAVVTLLVTEPVWMFSIRSCRVQMLSDWYTMLYNPSPDYINTLHCTQEAVYPLYTIVLIYYAFCLVLMMLLRPLLVKKIACGLGKSDRFKSIYAALYFFPILTVLQAVGGGLLYYAFPYIILVLSLVTLAVYMSASEIQSFKNLVAKKKRLVVLFSHWLLHAYGIISISRLDKLEQDLPLLALVPGPALFYIATAKFTEPSRILSEGGNGH from the exons ATGA CTGTGGCCATGAGCTTAACGTGTCCAGGCCTGTACTGTGGCAGGATGATGGTCAATGGATCAGTGGAGGGAGACTGTGGT GTGTGTCCTCGTGGAGAACGGGCCAACGTCCAGAAGGTGTGTGAACGCTGCACAGAGTCCCCTGAGCTCTACGACTGGCTCTATCTGGGCTTCATGGCCATGTTACCGCTAGTGCTGCACTGGTTCTTCATCGAGTGGTACTCTGGAAAGAAGAG CTCCAGCGCTCTGCTGCAGCACATCACAGCCATGCTGGAGTGCAGCGTGTCAGCTGTGGTCACCCTGCTGGTCACAGAGCCAGTATGGATGTTCAGTATCCGCTCCTGCCGGGTCCAGATGCTGTCAGACTGGTACACCATGCTGTATAACCCCAGTCCAGACTACATCAACACATTACACTGCACCCAGGAAGCCGTGTACCCACT CTACACCATCGTGTTAATCTACTACGCCTTCTGCTTGGTGCTGATGATGCTGCTGCGTCCTCTGTTGGTGAAGAAGATTGCGTGTGGTCTGGGCAAATCTGATCGCTTCAAGAGCATCTATGCCGCTCTGTACTTCTTCCCCATCCTCACTGTGCTGCAGGCTGTGGGAGGAGGACTGCTCT actACGCGTTTCCCTACATCATACTGGTCCTGTCTCTGGTCACGCTGGCTGTTTACATGTCTGCCTCTGAGATACAG TCTTTTAAGAACCTGGTTGCTAAGAAGAAACGTCTGGTCGTGCTGTTCAGCCACTGGCTGCTCCATGCGTACGGTATCATCTCTATCTCTCGACTGGACAAGTTGGAGCAGGACCTGCCGCTGTTGGCCCTCGTGCCAGGTCCCGCCCTGTTCTACATCGCCACCGCCAAGTTCACCGAGCCCAGCCGCATCCTGTCTGAGGGCGGCAACGGACACTGA